From the genome of Glycine soja cultivar W05 chromosome 14, ASM419377v2, whole genome shotgun sequence:
ATAATTGTaactgttttttaaataaaaataagttatttaaaataattataactataaaattagttatattatAACTACTTTTATAGAACTAGTTagttatagttatttttttaagactaaGTTTTTTTAGCAGTCCTAGTAGGCAAGCATCAACAACCTGCATCAAGCCAGTGGAAAGGTTTAGCATGTGGTTAATTAAACCTTGCATGGAGCTAAATAATAGGAACCAAAATGACAACAAAGCACTCTGATTGAATTTGtaggaatataaatataaataagccAAAAACGGTTTTAAGCCACAGAGCAAGAAGTGTAGCATACCTCAGGAGATACGTCAAGGTATACTACAACATCTGGTGCcggcaaaaaaaagaaattgcatTTTACTAATGCTCTTCGAGAGTGTATAAGAAATTATGTAAActaaactacttttttttttcgttgccaataaaaataaagaagtaaagaaCCATGCTAAATCTTTTACCTTACACCATTCAATATCAAGTCCCTTGGCAAATGAGAAAGTCACCCCAGAATAAGAACAACGGTCAACAATGAGGGTTGTTctagttttcatttttgtttccatCAATGATCTGCAAGGACAACACAACTTGATTGGTGATATTCAAATGTAATAATGTCTTGGAATTTTACTTGTCATCAAAAGTACTAGCCTTGAAGGTTTAAAGTTGTTATAAGAAGATCAACCTTTGTTTGTAAAACTTCTTGTGGGCCAGATTCTCTTTTAAGCCCAAAACAACATCTTCTGCTTAAAGACAGGACTGAACTAGGCATATCTAGGCTCGAATCGATGCCCTTGTTAAATGGGATGGTAATTGAGTAATGGCTATTGCTATCTTCACTACCTTTTTTCTAAGTACACTCCCCTTAcctttttaacataaaattacttaaataatcTTTCCTATTTTAAACCATCTTCTCTTAAGGGTGTTCACATATTGGATTggaagaataaaaaatctgaTCCAGTCActttggtttttataaaaaatttaatataatccgATCCAATATAAAGTGGCTTGGATTGTATTGATTTTaatcatgcttttatttttttgagaaaatattaaataaataataagatatatgataaatataataaaaaataatttaaaatatcaaatattttatttatatgtcatTATATAGTGGTAAgttatgtaataattttataaatatagaagaaataaaaatataaacatgagTGATGTTATCAAATTATGAATACAAATATGTATGTGTAAAATTCTGTTTGGATTCGATAATAttggttttgaaaattaaatccaAAATCTGGTGcaatccaataaaaaatttcattttttcaatttttttatccgttcaattttcagttttttgattttttatttttttgatcgGTTTTTTAATTCTCATTGGATTTTCATAACAACAACACCCCTCTCTTTTACTCCCTTCACCCCCATTTCGATCTCTTgttctagtttttctttattCGTCTCTTGCTTGACTTGCTCTAGCATTAGAATTTTTCTTCCTCCAAATTCCAACCTAGTATGTTTACACTTCAAGTTACTTTTCttccttgttttatttttgttacccATACAACAACATTAATATCTCTCATTTTATATATGTGACAATTTATTGCTAGATTCTAAATTTATCTGATATGTTGCAAAGGAGTGCCATAACTGATTCATTaacgtcttttttttttttttgcaggactgaattttaaaaatttatagatttaaatttttaatttaacccaatatattgtaatcaaaCATTTTCAAGATACCCTTCAATCTACTTTTTGATCATTTACTCATATTTCATCCTTATTTCTTAGAGTCATCAAAATTGAAGGACCAATATTAATTATATGGTTTCTCCACTTCAATTATTTCTCTATTGTACAACTTTTTTGGTTATATAAGATTTCTAATGCTCCTAGCATTATTGCATTTTTTcagatattttttaacattccaAAAAGTGCTTTTCGCactataatattttgaaaagtattttttgaaacacaattttattttttaacattttgaaaaGTCTTTTtttgaacacaaaaaaatatttcataagtAACTGTTCGGGATGTTAAAAACAAAGCATTATTCCAAAAATACAGTCTGAAATAATTGCTATATGTACATTatgggtataaaggatatatacgataaaaattagaagaataaAAGCGGAGTGTACTTAATAAACATAGGAACGAATATAGAAAAACTTTCCATAATTGtatatcaaaaacatattttacagtCAGTATATTTTATGACTAATatctttttatataactaagatgatgtataattaatatgtttatataactaaaatattttttatgagtgAATCCCAcgtgttttttaataaaaaaaatatacgcaGCTTTGAAAATCTTTTCATGGccatatcactttcaaattgttttttaacaattaatttataattttacctCACTTTGGTCAATGTGGCCCTAGGACGGCATTAAATCAGATCATCTATCACTACCATCCAAGCATAATGCTGTATTAGATTTACACTTTTGATTCAAATATTACGCACTAACAATttgcaaattaattaaaattaatagtcATTGACGCAATTACGAATAAAGTATTTAATGTCTTTGGGTGTTATACCACATTGTTACTAATTGATTCTTTTATGGCGTGGTGGCTTCTCCATTGCGTTTTAGATTTACATGTCAGAAGCCATCCATAACTTGGCTTCTTCTTTTGactcaaaaatttaatttaatcaaagtGAAAATAACTAGCCATTAGCCACACGACATATATGTGtccttgtaaaaataaaatactcgtGCTAATTAATTAACTGCATATGCCGAAAGTATCATTTAGCCATTAGCCACACGAAACGTTGGGATATAAAGATCAAGgaacttataataaaaatatttttattagaaagtaTAACATTAAACTGTTAATAATCTTTTTGTacgaaataaatattttacaccaaTAATCTAAAAATCCTGGTTAACATCTATATGTTTAGTCTGAAATAATTTCAAGTCCATGATGTGATGTGATGTGATTTTTATGTTTGCTTGTGTGTATGCTAAAAAATCATAGTACGTATCTTATTAGTTTGTTATTAGGGTAGATTTGTAATATTCATATAACATTATTTTCATTAGATACATGCTCTTCCTAGTCTCATTTTGTTtgatatttatgtaaaaaaaaaaaaaatcccattttAGCTGTAGTTTTAGAATACCAAtgaaacattaattatattttattattatatttttaaccatttattatagaatgaaaaaatatatacatgagAGATAATGTAATTAATGTGAAAGATTAAGGATATATAAAAttgcataataatttttatgaaactaaaatattaattatatttttttggtttaaatattttttcatctgtgtaatttaacttttttttttgttcttgcaaaaaaaatcattttcattcttgtaaaatttgtttgttttgttttttccccttaaaacactttaaatagtatttttaatagtaaaaaagtgttttaaataatgaaaaaatattatctaaagtcCTCTAAGGacgaaaaaatataatttacaagaactaaatgagaaaaaaaattacaaggatgaggatgaaaatgaaaaaaaaacactagaaTGTACGGGAAAAAAATCaagcttattttttaattattgttttaaaactttaaacatCAAACGGAATATTTCTAAATAATGACATGCTtcctaaaaaattgaaaaataggtACATGCttaatgattatttcatttgttctataattattgttattagcccttttgattttaaaattattggtgcattaaaaattttatatttcatactttttctcatatatatacccctaattaaaatagtaaaaatgttaattaatacGCATGCTTTAACTCAAAACACATTTGTGTTTTATGCGATATTGGATTGTGACTTATGCATTGTGTATCCATATTTTCGAACGATAGCATATATATGTCATGATCGAATGCAACATTAAAAGATAACATTTAAgacttcatttaatattttgcgCAAACATTTTTCCAGGATCTATCAaatcctatgaaaaataaataaaacttaagaTTTAAAAGTTGTCAAATACCATCAAAAGACATGTTCTGTTTTGACAGACATGCTCTAATTCTAAAGAAGTGATTTTCTGCTGAAATGTTCTACATGAAAGCAAACAAGAGTAATTTTTCAGCATGAAAAAGTACATGCATTCAATGCAACAACCACAACCATCAGATGCAAGCTCAAATGATGGAAACTATCCATTTAGAGACATCAGGTACTTAGAGATAAAGGTCTATAAATATCAAAAGCTTTGAAGACATGGGTTATGAAATTATATACGTGGTATTACTTAATTTTTGTATGCAAAAAGTTCTATgtaaattattgtataattcaaaaAAGCTCTCAACACCTAGAGAGAAAAAACTAAGTGTTGAGATTGTATATCTGTTTGTAAAACGATTAAAAGTTAATCATTGTGCAAACATACAACAAATCTTTGATTTATATAGAGTCTGTAGTGACTTGATAGGACAAAGAATATTATGTTGTACCAAGCTTGGTGTAGAACCTGAAGTAACATCAACTAATACTTGTAACATGTTAAAGTTAGTGAAAATTGGTGGTTTAATTATCAAGAATTGGACGTAATCTCCATGATTGAGATGAACTAGTATAAACTCTatgcttgtttatttttttgttctcctTATCTATTAACTAGCCTAaggtttgaattttgattttattttgaaaacatattatgttttataaaatttgtgtctatcatttgaatttggttaTGAAAATCTCTTATATGCTTTGTTAAAATATACATAAGACGATAACGTTGTTTTTCaggaaaaaggttttaaaaattttaaaatcacaattcatctttttttattgtGATATTTGCCTTTATAACTTAATACATTgcttaaagaatttaaaataaaatttttttaatggaacaATTAAGAATACACTTTTTGATaatctaaataaaatttttatttttattgattcctTAATCAGCTTTCTATTAAAGAGGACGACACTTGTTAGTAAGACcctttaaaatgttatatttctCCTTGTATAAAACACTCTTTCAACTCTTTTTTAAATGACTCTTTTAACTTGTTCATATTGGTtaaaaaagttagttaatttagttaatgacAACAAATTTGTACTCCCTCCAATCTCaaataaaagcaacaaaaatctccttttttattttatctaaatataagtaaatcttAAGTAGCTTTACCTTACTTGGTTAGACACTTGTGCAAAACTAAGTTGCATtaatacaattatattttgcttttaaaaaactatCTTTAAAATACCTTTCATTTAATAGGactaaaaactttatttatacttcatatcaaattctaatgaaggataatttaaaaaaaaatattttttaattgagattaacacaatttgatgaaattaaccaattttcttaataaatgtgaaaaattattattttttgtttataatcaaGACCGAAAGAAgtatcatttttcaaaaattagcCCTAAGGTTTGCAACTTATCATTTCACTCTTTCCACTTAATTATTATCCATCTAATTATTTAATGTGCACTATAGTGATCTTTTTCAATCATCATAAGATAGAAAATAAacttatcttattaatttatatcatttactttttattaactacaaaaatgtaaaataaccaGGATAttctagtaaaaaaaagaatcaaacgACAATTTAAAAGGAGTTTTATAAGGGACAAGTAAATTTGAAAGAGGGATGAATTCAGGAATGTATCAAAGGACCAAACATTTTTAAtcacaataatttaaatatttattttttaataactaatgagttttgtaaaaatatttattattaattttatgtgtaaaactGGAATTAggattaaacaaatataaacacaataccctatttttgttattcatttttttctattagcatatgtttttaatttctcatttttctcatGGATATACACAAAGAGTGAGTCTTGAGGGAGGGGGGAGGGGGGTCACAAGGCCCCTGCTTTGCCCCCTAAATTGGTGGTTGATCCTAATTATATAAAAGGAGAAAGGTACTTCCTCTAGACTCATATaccaaaaataactaatttacaccaaataaaatatttaacatcatttaattttatagatttcaatgaaaaaaataataatgatattccTAAAAGGTCATTCGTTGATACttgatataataaataaaagagaattaTTGACAATAGAATCACAATTCAATGAAAAGCATTTTAGGAGtaatatcatataatttaataaaataaaattaattatatttgtttatatttaaattcatcctacaaaattatttttttagttatatttgaGTCAGAAATTAGTAACTATATTTTGATCTTTATAAGAAATACTCTACTAGCAACCTGTTACaaaaattacttcaacaaacaatAAGACTACATTTTTATcttatactatattttataagggtattttagataaaacacattaatattttatacttattGAATGTTGTTTAATAGGTGTATTTTACATACATTTaggaataatgatattttttgtagTGTTGGATAGAATAAAGTATGTAGTTAATGAACAGAGTGCCGTTAGTTACCGAATATCAGTGTGTATAGCTGAAGTTGAGTCAATGACTTTTTCAAGAGGTGAGGAGTTCCCTCACGTTACTCCTTTTCTCCacaatcatttatatatattatctctTTATAAACCggctaaaagatcaaaattccttctaattaaaataaatgtcatatttaaataccacatatatatatatatatattatattaataaatttaattttttaattagattatatATCACCATTAAACTCTAAAATTCATGTATtacaataaattcatttttgccaaaaaaaaacctACTTAATTTAACAAAAGGATTCTTAATCAGTATTTTGACCAACATAAGGAATATGTAGCTTGTAACAGAAAGTAGTGAGCTAAAGAAATGCACAAGGCAGGTTCATTGAACCTGGACATACTTATTTGAACCATTCCAATCATAAAATAAGTCTTTTCAATTAATgtatttagaaaattaaaatatttattataaaattatttaaaaaattataaacaatataattttacactattataataaaaacatttttttttcttttaattagttATCAATATACAAAAGTCATATTTgccttgtatatatatttatacaacTCCATcaaccaaatccaacaaaccCAAAGTAAGTGTTACTTCTTATTGCACCACCCACGATGATCATGGGAATCggtgataagaagaagaagacgaatacGAGGGAGTGTGAAACGACGTCGTCGTTGGAGTTGCAGCTTAAGAAGCGGAACGAGGAGTTGGAGGAGGAGCTGAGCCAGAGCAAGGAGAGGGAGGAGCACGTGAGGCGCCAACTCCGCGCCGCACTGGACCGCCTCACCGTGGCGGAGGAAGCGGAGGAGCGCCTCTGCGCCCAGCTCGGCGACCTCGAAGCCGAGGCGCTGCAGCAGGCGCGTGAGTACCACGCTCGCATCGTTTCGCTCGTCGACCAGCTTTCTCAAGCGCACTCTCTCCTCCTCAACACCCCCATTCCCCTTCATGCTCGCTCTTAAATCAATCTagttctcttttcttctctcatGTGCTTGTTGCTTTCACGTCTACGACGGTACGTCGTGCGTAAAATTCGATCATgtatagggtttttttttttcttccttcaagtgTGTTTCTTGGGAGATAATCTTTGTTTGGGGTATGATTGAACACTAAATATCAACACTTCTCCCATGGGGAATTTGACCTTTGATTCTCTATGTTGTGGGAGACTAATCCTTCTGCGCTAGATTCGACCTGTTCCTGGTGGAGTTTGACTTCTCTACTGTATCTTTCCTTTATCAGCTGTGTTGCTTGTTGCATCTTTGAAACGATAtcgtttttatgatttttaaaatttaattataatcataaatattaatataactgTTACGCAGAAAGAGACAACTTGAAAAAAGACATCAGAAAAAGTCACATCCTCCATGATAATAGGGTTTGATTTGTTTGCAGGTTTCATTTCTGGAATATTGTGTAGAACTGTGGATGTAGATTACTGTCTTGATTAATATCATTTCTGGATTCTGTGAATTTTtagattggtaaaaaaaaaaaagcttttaaaatagaatataacACTAAAACACGCACAAACTAATTTCTactcaaattttttataataaattaaccaAAAGAAATATGTTGCttctcaattttaattaattatgatccATCTCAAACACATGAAAGCATGGAAAAAGAGAAGTTAAATGAAAGAGCCGAAAGGATTTTTAGGTTTGGAATTGGAAGAATTAAGATAGAGACAAATTTGTATATCTCTCTGTtcggttgattttgttttgtaatttggggtgttaaattaattaccacattttttttcctttttggcacagataaaaaaaaaaccattttgtttaaattcttttattaactGTGAAATTTGAGAGCATTCCTAGGTTTTACAACTGATGCAGTGATTCTTTTCttctatatatttcaatttacaaATTAAGATTGAATGCtcgtatttttttctttcttttttttatcaactattGAATGCTCGTATATACCTAGTTAGTGCGGATTTAGTGTCAAACcagaatataataaattaataatgggaATCATGAACTTAAGGCCTAAGAGTGTTCAACACCCATTTTTAATACTTACGTATAGTTCAATGTTAATTATGACACGTTTGGTTTGCAGGATTTACggttttcatatattttatgttttttatatagTGGTTTCTGTTTTTagttcttacaattttttttttcctgtaatATGCAATATAATGACAGTTGTTTTGCTTCCCGCAGTAACACAGAGACTAGAAACATAATCTATTTTATGTTGTAGAGCTGTAAAATTAGAGCGGAAACTAAGGACAAAATATGGTTATATTTGaaaggattaaaaacaaaaattagtatattttataagaatataaaaagcaAAAACACTATATTTATAGAGATATAAAACATGACGGTTCATAACGAACACAAATGAGGTGACGACAACATTGAAGGAAtcagaaataaaacaaatgcagagacaaacaaacaaaaaaatgcattaatattgtatgttttttaagaaaatattaaatgttaagATGTACtatgttgtttttcttttttccaactGAGTACGAACTTTAGGCAAATTAATGTAATAGATAACGAACAGAAATTATACAcgacaaaaaaatgaaagttgttaagatgaaaagaatgataatttttaaatttattatcttgtACGTTGAGATTCAATTACATTTCATGTTTGTCTCATGccacaatattttaaattaaaatatacaattattatgattactaataataaataacaatgtTTATTGACTTTAATTATATCttttacataatatatatgttaatatatttatattcataaaatttatttcaaaacaaatatcatacgtacaatattttttattttttttttgaatagatAATTCACACACTGATagtgtaattaataattttttatattgttatctaataacatattattatgttaaaaaagtTTACATACTTCTATaacaattatcttaaaattatatttaaaataatttctaattcattgatactataaaaaaaatctagttaAAATGCATGCGGATTAAACTcttgcttttaaaatttaatgacttAATATAATGTcagaatttcataaaaaattataacgtTAGAAATTTATATActcatattaaataataaataccgTAGACTTAATAAGTATCAGACTAAACTAAGGTTAAGTTAATTAACCCGTGTCACAGaagattcttatttttttaaaatagcatGCATTATATTCACTTGAGATAAATTAGTTTAAACTTAATAAGATCATTATATATCAACACTAAAGTTGTCATTTTGAATATTCAATAGAACCATACACCCTTTGAGCATAAAACTTCTAATTAAGTTACAATTATACATCAATTGATTGATgcttttattaattattcttaattgttaattgtttttgaagtcagaataaaaataatgggATGAATCGTGTTTTTCTAATCTCCACCCAATGAGGCAAGGCCTTTAGGTCTCCTCTACGTGAAAGACAAGAATTGCTAATACTTTATCTTTTGGatccaaatatatattttagatgCTGCCATCACGTCAAGACTCAAAGTATGGAGAACACATTATCATGAGTGGAGATAGTGGTCCAGCTCATGAGCATCGATTACATCGAAAAGAAAAAGTGTGGCATCCATGCATAGGTGAAAATAGATTAGAGTTTGACCGTTTGACAAGAGCCTAAGAACTAGTTTATATTACGTTTATGCCAgatcaaatcttaaaaaaaaaaaaaggtcagattaaattttttaataaaattatttagttaaaCAAATCAAATCATAAGACATTAAAAAAGCCTTTAGGTCTAATAAGGtgactataaaaaattataaataaatattcatattagtattattgttatattaaatttattataatacattaaaatcttacatttataattaatttttttaattatttattttaatttcttaatttagttttaggtatttataaaaaattggattttatttattttctacatcttttctatatatagaatataaaattatttatcttttaaatgttaattaagttgatcaactacataaaaaattaagttaaagcttataattaaatgtattgaaaaataaatttatctttttaaatatcttattgtaaaatatatttttaaataagttatcataaatgttatattagatcttaaaaatatatttttgtgtgactttcttaaaaatatgtttatatcatataaataattcttataaaataaatatttttgcttctattttagtatttaattaatttttattaacaatagATAAAACACGggtaattaatttttctcttttgaatAATTAAACAAACATCTTACATGAAGGAGTATAATATCTTTACCATAATGAAACATCacattaataataattcattGAATTGAATAAAACATAACCATACACTCTTAAGTATATAAATATGATGAGTGCTATCATCACACTCTCAAACATCTCACTCTTATACACATGCACTCTCTCCTATTGGCCCACCTCAACTTAACTTATAACTCATTACTTGGTTAGTAGgtactatttttcttaattttaatttttaaagccCAAAGTCTAAACTAAAGGGGGAGGAATATtgcttatatttttcatatcatTAGTATGATGCTCTATAACTAACACAGTTTGGTTAGGCCACATCTTGTTCTCTAACTCAAGCTTATCTTTTAGTGAAAGTCTTTTtgcttctaaaaaaataaagaaaaatcttaattctaacattttctttttaaagaatTTGGATGTTGCTCTAAGATATATATAGACTCATGATACTTAAAACTTAGAAGtttatataaaatgttttaatagAAAATTTCTTTACTATCATATGAGCTATGGACTTGGTTAAGGTTAAAATTGTATTTGTATattttctgaataattttcCTGTGTTACTAGTTTCATAAAATTAGGGACTCTCGATCATTTTATAGCTACCAAGTAACTGCACACGGTTCAAGAGACAAGTGCGACAATCAATGTTGATATATACACAAAAGTGCTTCATTTTCCTCCTACctagttcaaaaaaaaaaggcaatggAAGCTCATCAATTTTAATAACTAGCAAATAGTTGATTCTGCTTCACCCTCCTAGTTTAATGATAGAATCCAATTTCAGCAAGGGACAAAATTGGTGGTGGGGAAGACAATGAAAGAAATGGGTCTCGTAGTGCAGTAGCTTGAAGTAGAATCAAATAGTGAAAATTTTTGCATCTGGTTAAGATGCTTGCTTCTTATA
Proteins encoded in this window:
- the LOC114383683 gene encoding protein RESPONSE TO LOW SULFUR 3-like, producing the protein MIMGIGDKKKKTNTRECETTSSLELQLKKRNEELEEELSQSKEREEHVRRQLRAALDRLTVAEEAEERLCAQLGDLEAEALQQAREYHARIVSLVDQLSQAHSLLLNTPIPLHARS